One part of the Rutidosis leptorrhynchoides isolate AG116_Rl617_1_P2 chromosome 1, CSIRO_AGI_Rlap_v1, whole genome shotgun sequence genome encodes these proteins:
- the LOC139868099 gene encoding IQ domain-containing protein IQM2-like, which produces MGLSFSCPFAAYTDLEAALNSITLKNNEVRGLGLSCSFKIQDSEPAAMPLMGAQVMKLENKLNNIEKNEIQFENARSDNGLDCIEQGSPKHEAAATKLQKVYKSFRTRRKLADCAVLIEQSWWKLLDFAELKRSSISFFDLDKQETAISRWSRARTRAAKVGKGLSKNSKAQKLALQHWLEAIDPRHRYGHNLHFYYGKWLHSQSREPFFYWLDIGEGKEVNLVEKCPRSKLQQQCIKYLGPMERKEYEVMIENGKLLYKQTGEYVDTTETQKGSKWIFVLSTSRTLYVGVKKKGLFQHSSFLAGGATLAAGRLVSENGVLKAIWPHSGHYRPTQENFQDFVSFLQENDVDTTYVKMESDEDDMESLGKPGSSIHIRTHSSEEEIEEVLVEDHTSKILNIMQVTCLALESPKKSRLSRSSSRKLSTLRIPNKEDIFMTDNNADETGHNFLTSETILDGYEAAEGSFGPQQIHDMSDDEENEPKLEDSVPKKSILQRINSHKGTSSFQLGRQLSCKWSTGAGPRIGCLRDYPSELQSHALEQENLSPRSAPCNLKYTNRTFFSRSSGPYRTSSSPTQMGNDFTEIF; this is translated from the exons ATGGGGTTATCATTTTCATGCCCATTCGCAGCATATACAGATTTAGAAGCAGCCCTAAATTCAATTACTTTAAAAAATAATGAAGTTAGAGGTTTGGGGTTATCTTGCAGTTTTAAAATTCAAGATTCTGAGCCAGCAGCAATGCCGTTAATGGGGGCTCAAGTAATGAAACTTGAAAACAAACTAAATAACATCGAAAAGAATGAAATCCAATTTGAAAACGCAAGATCTGATAATGGGTTGGATTGTATTGAACAAGGAAGCCCTAAACATGAAGCAGCAGCCACAAAGCTGCAAAAAGTTTATAAAAGTTTTCGAACACGACGAAAGTTAGCAGACTGTGCAGTTCTGATTGAACAAAGCTG GTGGAAGCTTTTGGATTTTGCAGAACTTAAAAGGAGTTCTATATCATTTTTTGATCTTGACAAACAAGAAACGGCTATTTCACGTTGGTCAAGAGCAAGAACCAGGGCTGCCAAG GTTGGAAAAGGCTTATCAAAGAACAGCAAAGCCCAGAAGCTGGCGTTGCAACATTGGCTTGAGGCG ATTGATCCAAGACATCGTTATGGGCATAATCTTCATTTCTACTATGGAAAATGGTTGCATTCTCAAAGCAGGGAACCCTTTTTCTATTG GTTGGATATAGGAGAGGGGAAAGAAGTGAATCTTGTTGAAAAATGTCCCCGGTCAAAACTTCAACAACAATGCATCAAATATCTTGGCCCT ATGGAGAGGAAGGAATACGAAGTTATGATTGAAAATGGAAAGCTTTTATACAAACAAACGGGTGAGTATGTGGACACAACCGAAACACAAAAGGGTTCTAAATGGATCTTTGTTCTTAGCACATCTAGAACTTTATACGTTGGCGTAAAAAAGAAAGGCTTGTTTCAACATTCAAGTTTTTTAGCTGGTGGGGCCACGTTGGCTGCCGGGAGATTAGTATCCGAGAATGGTGTCTTAAAG GCAATTTGGCCTCACAGTGGTCATTATCGACCGACCCAAGAAAATTTTCAAGATTTTGTTTCGTTCCTGCAAGAGAATGACGTCGATACTACTTATGTAAAG ATGGAATCGGATGAGGATGATATGGAATCTTTAGGCAAACCGGGAAGTAGCATTCATATAAGGACTCATTCTTCAGAAGAAGAAATCGAAGAGGTGCTTGTTGAGGATCATACCTCAAAAATACTGAATATCATGCAAGTTACATGTTTAGCATTGGAATCGCCGAAAAAATCGAGACTATCTCGATCGTCTAGTAGGAAATTAAGCACTCTACGAATACCAAACAAAGAAGACATCTTTATGACCGATAACAATGCAGATGAAACGGGTCATAATTTTCTCACATCAGAAACTATATTAGATGGTTATGAAGCAGCAGAGGGCTCATTTGGCCCGCAACAAATTCATGACATGTCAGATGATGAAGAAAACGAGCCAAAATTGGAGGACTCGGTACCCAAAAAGTCAATCCTGCAAAGGATTAATTCACATAAAGGGACAAGTTCGTTTCAATTGGGGAGACAGCTCTCGTGCAAATGGAGCACGGGAGCTGGCCCCCGGATCGGGTGCCTTAGGGACTACCCATCCGAGCTACAATCGCATGCATTGGAGCAAGAAAATTTGTCTCCAAGAAGTGCACCTTGCAACTTAAAGTATACTAATAGAACCTTTTTTTCGAGAAGTAGCGGACCGTATAGAACATCATCTTCCCCAACCCAAATGGGTAATGACTTTACAGAAATTTTTTGA